The Gossypium hirsutum isolate 1008001.06 chromosome A03, Gossypium_hirsutum_v2.1, whole genome shotgun sequence genome contains the following window.
ttattatgggtaaattacacccaaggtcactaaactatttataagtttacgttttggtcattcaatttcaaaaagttaaaaagttatcattgaattattcaaaagttttcatttaagttattttggttatattttaccctattcttaatattattagattcaaaccatatattttatttgatttgatttgatttttttaaataggcacccgtattttaaatatattagatgcaaatttgaaaattaattttataattttataattaaaaaaattatttgtgaattaatgGAAAATTTTACAATCATAAttatgagtttaataattgtatattatgaaatattgatTTATGGTAATGGAATTTTAGATTTTTGTCTTGTGTTTGATTTGTTCCATAATATAccatataaaactaaaaataaatttgttgatgttataaagaaaaattattaaaatagttatttttgttttattcggattatattttatttatgtttgaaatattacgttttagtcacttacattaatatgttgtaacattttagtcactgaaccattaattatcattaatggtataacggtaagctgacgtgtcatgttaaatcatcatttcaaataaattttttaggttaaattatataatttgtccccattttttttgttttgagcaatttatttttttcttttatgttcttttaactttctcttttttttcccattttcttatgcttctctctttgttttcttctattCTCCGTCTCTTTTAACGTAaaagcaaaaaaattaaattgctcaaaatgaaaaatgtagggaccaattgtataatttaacctaaaattttcgtttgaaatgatttaacgtatcatgttaacttaccataaaggactaaaacgtaatattttaaatataaatgactaaaatgtaaaccgagtgaaacaaaaatgactattttaacaatttaatcatgTTATAATtactaaaagaaaaaatgaacaaaatagctacaaattttgattttttttatgtagtCTACAATTATCATTAATTAATACAAGtgttaatcaaaattaaaatctttCCTACAATGTTTTTTCAATGTAtcgaattaattttattaaaaaaaaaatttgatggatTACAAAAGGAGGGTAAAGTTTTAATAATAATACGATTAGCACAACTCGAACTCAAACCATACCTAAAACAGGAAACACATTAACCATAAAGTTGACAGAATTTAAGTAAGAAATTTATTAGTAGAGTCAACCAACGACGAAGCTTAGTAGAGACTACGAAACCATGATTTtcctaaaatggtaattttaaaatttaattttttataatttataaaattttaaattttaaattaataataaaaatgataaaaatttgattgaagGAGCTATTGGCGATTTCAACTTCGACTCTATCCCGAAAGACAAATTTCGCTTGTAATAACCATATCGAATTGGTCAACGAATGGTAAAGTTTTCATTTTGGGGATCTAAATACTGCAAATTTTTACACTCTTGCCAATAGAAAACTGCTACTTTTTCTTATATTCAGTGAATTCATAGTGTAGCTTTTCTAATAAAACCGCAAAAGGAAACATGTGGATTTTTGGATGGAAGGGACCATCTGGGTTTTCTGCTTCTTCTACCGCAGAAGAAGTTAGTCAAGGGATTGATGGATCTGCTCTCGCTGCCATCGTTACaggttctttttttctttcctagGTTGCTTTGTACTCCATTTTTATATGGGCTTTTAGTATTGTCATTCATTATAGCtgtaattaatttttcatttcgTAGAAAGTACCAAGTTGTGTGGATCATTTATGTTTCTTCAGATTTTAGAAGTAAATAGAAAAATCAATTCATTATTTGGCtagaaatattaataataataaaaaggaagtgaacttttttgagatttttcttatgaatttattcacttttcATCAAGCTTGTCATAATTAGTGATCTTGGTGatgatcttcttcttttttttattgcaGAGAGTTCATGTATGCTTTTTTCTTGATTCCAATTTCTGGGTTTTGAGTATATAGAAAATAGAGTTAAATTCACAGTAGTTTATCAGATCTGTGACATAATAGGAGAATCCTTGGTCTGTGTTATTCAAATCAAAGAAGACTGGGAAAGGAAGCAAAAGacataattacaaatttaacctttatttttatatttttattttttttcaatttggcctCTATTGGTTTTTCAGCTAAATTTCGCTCTCAAACTTTTTAAAAAGTGTCAAATTAGATGAAATACTGTTTAACCATTACAGCCTTTATATTTGGTGCTTTTATGTTTTTCTCTTGGTTACTTATCGGTCCATTTCAGGAGCATCAAGTGGTATTGGTGTAGAGACTACTCGCGTCCTCGCATTGCGCGGTGTCCACGTAGTTATGGCGGTAAGGAATGCAGATGCCGGTCGGAATGTCAAAGAATCAATACTAAAAGAAATCCCTAGTGCTAAGATTGATGTTATGGAATTGGATCTGAGCTCAATGGCATCAGTAAGGAAATTTGCATCACAATATCAATCCTCTAATCTTCCCTTGAACCTCCTAATGTAAGAACTTTAAACTACTGCAATTTCAATTATTATGATCTCTAATCTTAACCAATTTGTGCTTATGATTTCAGCTATTATTGAGTAAAAATATCATAGAGGCCCTTGTACCAGGAGacggattgcattttgcctcctttacttaaaaaatgggcaaattaatccATATGCATTAGAccaaaaatttcatctatttttactattaaaagctGATCTCTATATGTCAGAATGAGGTACACGTCACATGTAACTCTCTAGATAGAATGTAACTCTCTAGTTATTCTATCAGCCACACTAGTTTTTAAcagaaaaatagatgaaaattttatcagaaaagaccaatttgctctttgatctaatgcaTAATGACTAATTTGATCTTTTTTGAGTAAACAgggtaaaatgcaatctgactcagCGTCCATTGTACTTATGCTTGTCAGCTTGTGCATGAACTTCGTTAGATGAGAAGACTAACATTTTCTTGCTTTGCTTAAAAGCAACAATGCAGGGGTCATGGCAACTCCTTTCATGTTATCTCAAGATAAGATCGAGCTGCAGTTTGCGACCAACCATTTAGGTTCAATATATTTCATATAACTTTCATCTATAAATAATGTGTGGAGAATGAGTGCATTAATGTGATATACTTGGATTGGAAAATAGTTGCCATGTCTACGTGAAATCTTGAATCTAATGAAATATAGTAATTATTTTGCAGGTCATTTTCTTCTAACTGATCTTTTGTTGGAGACTATGAAAAGAACAGCACGTGAAAGCAACATAGAAGGGAGGATTGTCAATGTATCTTCGGAAGGTCACCGGATTGCGTACAGCGAGGGAATTCGTTTCGATAAAATCAACGATGAATCAGGGTAAAAAAACAAGTGATGACTGGCTTCACCACTTTGTTCCCTTTTTTGTGTATAAAAATCTTGGATCTCATTTTGTTTCTAGCCAATTTGCAGATACTACACTTGGTATGCTTACGGACAATCAAAGCTTGCTAACATATTACATGCCAAGGAGCTTGCTCAGCGTCTAAAGGTACGGTTCAAATTCTCTGAAATATACTATCTATAAGTAGAATTATCGTGGAGACTACTGTATGAAGAGTCGAATTGCGTTTTGTCCCATTTACTAAAAAATTGGCAAAGTAGTCCCTGTATGGTAGATTAAAGAACAAATTAGTCctataaaaaatttcatccatttttactattaaaaattggtctctGTACATCAATTTGAAGTACACGCATCAaaacttttaacaaaaataacCGATTTCCTTTTTGATTCAACTACAATGATTAATGTGCCCCTTTTTTAGTAAATGGGGCAAAATACAATCCGACTCTTTGAACAGGGGACTCCATAGCACTCTTACCACAATATAGTTCATTTACACAAATTCTTGGACCTCAGATCACTTAAGTATCATACAGGTTATAACTTGTTGACATGGAACTTTATGTCAATGAACTTCATTAATTAATTGTTCTGATAAAATCGATATATTGAAAATTCTTTtggttggaatttttttttttttttttttttgcaagagGAGTGATTCTTTATATGTGTGAGCTAAGGTTAGCATCTCTAAGCTTAAAGTGCTTTTTTTGCTTTGGCATAATCAGGAAGAAGAGGTGGAGATTACTGCAAATTCACTTCATCCTGGAGCAATTATTTCGACCAATCTTATGCGCCACCATGGTTTAATCAATAGTAATCCTTCAAAccattttagtttttgttttggtaTATTGGAAAGTTCCAAACAAGTTACATCAACTTTTCCTTTAACTTCCAATACATTGGTTTGACGCAGCCGTTGGTCAAATGTTGGGAAAATACTTCCTCAAAAATATTCCACAGGTAGATAAGATTTTCATTATGATAAAAACTGTGTTTCAAATTAGTACTATCACTCTCATACAGCTCATGTTGGGTCCATATACATCGGCTTTCTTTTTGATATGGTTGTAGGGAGCTGCCACTACATGCTATGTTGCATTAAATCCACAAGTCAAAGGTGTTAGCGGAGAATATTTCTTAGACAGCAACATAGGTAACCCAAGCGCTAAGGCGAAGGATGCAGATTTGGCAAAAAAGCTATGGGACTTCAGCTGCACCTTGACCAATCCCAAGTAGTTAGTTAGTTCACAAAGCCTTATCTAGACGAGCTGCAGATGTTCGATGCTTAGTGCTGGTACTCTTTTAGCTGAAActgtgataaaccgtaatattttcataaacatacAAAGGGTATATGGAATGATCCCAGTTTTATCGAGAAGATTTGAATGAAATGCAAAATACGTATAGACACTGAAAATGAAGAAATCATTGATGGTTTCAACTAGTAGTGCCCTTGACTGCAAGAATCTGAAAACTAGTTTACAAAGATTAGCCCCACTGCCGTCACCACTGGTACTGGTACGATGTCAGTGCCGCAAGCCATATTTAGTAGTCCATGTAGATCATGAATTATCACACAGTTCTTAATGTAGAAGTTATAAGATTTACAAAAGTACCATGTCAAGGAAAAAGAATGCATAACTAAGTCCTGACAGCGTAGGTAATAAGCTATCCAAAATCAACGATTGATTCTAATATGACTTGGTACTCACCTCTCTGGGAGTATTTGCAGTGTCTGTTCGTCGGAACACGATGAAGCCACGAGCAAGCAGTGTAGACACGCCAACATTATTGATACTTAAATGCCCAGTAATGAACGTTCAACAGAAACATTATATTATGAACAGAGCATATAAGACCCGATACAAAAGAGACATATGTAAGAGTTCTAGATTCAAGGTATATTACTTAAAAATTAGCTATTATGGCAAGAATGCTAAGCAGTTTCTTACTATTTTCCTCTCGCCATGTTTCTACTGTCGAGTCGAGATTCTTCATTAATCCCTCTTGAGTCGTGACCAGGATATTTCCAAATCCAAAGGAAATAAGTAAGCAAATAATGGGCATAAAAGTGAAAGGCTAAACAGCAAAGGCATGTAAGTTTTTCATTTATGATTCAATATAAATTGTAACAATAGTAGATGATGATATCAATTCAATCACCATGAACCAAATCCATATATTACAAAGATACAATACAGACCTTTCATTTACACAAAGTATTGAACTAGACACCAACTTAAGAAATAAACAGTACCCTGATTTATAGTTTGATCAAACATTCTCTCCTATGAAACATCTAACTGAAGGTCTCGAAGAATCAAAACCCTCTAGCCGAACCCTTCCAAATCTCAATAACTTGCTGATCTTTACGGGTCACAAACATCTTGTTCCCACCGAATGCCAAGTTCGTTATCCTCGAACCTCCCATATCCTTCACTCTCCCCATCATATTCTTTTTAAAATCTCTTTTAGTCGACTGATCCTCACTACCGTTACTAGTCTTGGCTGAACCCATTACAACCTCCGACCACAACTCGATATCCCCTCCTTTACTACAAAAAACTTGATTTCCGTGGCTCTCAATTTTGCACCCAAACCCTTCTTTTTTCCCATTAATAATCTTCCTCTTATCTCCAAGACAAATCCATGGATTACTATTACCATTCACACTGCCTAAACTCCTAAAATCTGTGTAAAAAACCTCGCCAGAATTCACTCCGACTTTAAAAACCGCATTAAGATTATCCGAAACACAAATATCCGAAAAGCAATCGGTTTTCTCCTTCAATTCGAAAACTACATTACCAGATCTTATATCCCAAAACCTAATATTACCCGATACACCCGATAACCCACTATGTGACCCGGATGCCATAACTAACCCGTACTTTGAAACCCATCTCAGCTTTGTAGCTGGGATGGCTGAATCGATATCAGCCCCAAAAATCTCATTATGACCTATTTCAGTAACAGGGTTCAATGTATTCAAATCATAAACCATAATTGAATTAGAGTTTCTCCTACTGGATTCGAAGCTAGTAAACAAGAACTCGCCTGATGAACCGATGGCTTGAACCGTGGAACCGGATCGGGTCGCGTTCTCCCAATTGAGAGTTTGTTTGACGGACCCGTTTTGGAGATCGAGGATCTGGAGCCCCGAGAAGTCCGTCGCACCGGCCGCGGCGGTATCAGGGGAAATCGCGAGTAATGAATCCACGGCTGGGAATTGCGTTAAGACCGTTGACTTTCTCGTCAACGACCAATCGAAAGACGTAATCTTGCTCCCGTGGGAAACATGGAGGGATCCAAAAGGCGTAGTGGCAACGGCAGAAGGGGAGTCGCGGCCATTCAAGGGTAGAATCGAAGATTTCTGAAGGGCAAAAGCATCTAATTGAGAAGGGTTGGTCAAAGAGTTCGTCAAAAGGGACTCAATGCCGTAGTATCTCGACTCTTCGATGAGATCCCTAAGGTCAAAGTCTTTGACTTTGGACGGAAGAGCACCTGTACGGAGGAGTGAAAGGAGGAGCGAGAAGTAAACAGGGTCCCGGTCAACAAAACGATCCGACGTCGTTTCAGCCAATTGAGAAAGGAGAGAATTCGGTCCCGCTTGTGTTAATGTCTGTTTGGTCGTCTGAAAATTTTCGCCGCCGACGTTGATCGTTACGACATTGGTGGTGGTTAACTCCGGTTCTGGTTTCAAACACTGCATTTctattattccaaaaaaaaaaccaatgaattttttttagatttctaaattccaaattgacccaaaagagaaaaacaagggaaaaagaaaaagctgGAGAGACAAGATCCCAGAAAATTTGTTTTGAGTTTTTGAATAAGTTGTCGAGAGAGAAGAACCCTAATTGTAAGGGAAATTTGGGGGTAAGAGAAGATAAAGAAGGGGATTTGATTATTTTGCGGTGTCGTAAGAAAAAAGAGAGGTCAAAAGAGACAACGAGACACGTGGCCTATTGCTAGAACCAAACTCTTCACTATTTATTCGGCGATTTCTGTAATAAAGAAGAGAGAGCATAAACTATACGTTCAAGAATGctcttttttctccttttcttaCAAAAGAGAGGAGGTTCTTCACTTTTTTGTCATCATTTTATTACAAGATTCGAGTTTTTTGTCACCATTTTATTACaagatttgttttttttaatcaattattataaatattgggAGGATTtgtttagtaaaaaaaaataaaatcggtTTAGAAAAAGGGTCAAATCTTAAATAAGTTTATTCTGAGTTTAATACTAATtcgaattagaaaaaaaattgttattttttcatttttttgttgtcattttattatcatattgttattattttattgttattatttagatattatataactattattttattattaattttgctattattttaaaagtatttgcttaattttgctactattttagaagtatttgtttattaagttacacttatcttaatattattcaAGCATAaagacttttttaaaaatttattttaatgtttttactgTATTTAATgtgtcatatttttaaattttattttttatataaaaaattaatacggacgGACTGGGCCgagtttggattttaattttttttatccaaattaaatttaggtaaaattttaaacttattttttaaactaAGTCAAACCTAAACCTAcgaacctaaaattttattacgGCTCAAATCCGAACCGACCCATTGTCACCGAACTAATACAAGATGTActcaaataatatatatgatgatAGCAAAACATTCCCAGGTTGATCTTAATTTACCACAAATCATGTTGGTAGCTTTATAACATTCTGACATCCATTTCGATTAATCAACAACGGATTTTAGCCACAAATGCATTCAGAGATTTCGCTTATACGTTGATTTCGTCAATAACTTCACCGCTACTATTTTTCAGAACAATTCCTATTTTTCAGAACAATTCCTAATATTTTTGGCactaagtaaaataataaattaggcctttttaaaaattataaattataatataataaaaagttgaaaaatttttAGAGTGCTAGAAGATGAATCATTTATGATGAAAAATTGAATGTCTTAGGcattcaattaatttattttagtttgaaaaaaaatttcttacattaaaagttgaaaaaaattggAATATTTCAGCCTTGGGCCCTAGACGGCTGCACTCTCAAACAACCTCCAGGGTCGGGTCTGTTACTAACCCAAAGTTAATTATGCAAGTCTAGGTATAGTTTAGCATTACTTTTTAAAAGTACATTTGAGGAAAAAGTATATTTAAGCAAAAGTTCAAATTTTCTGCTTCTACTTTTGGCTAAAAATGTGCTTTtgcaaaacttttttttttgtctaaaaagCACATTTGGAATACTCAAAAGCATGTCGTTTGACAATGTTTTTATCTCAAAAATGTTTCTTAAAAGCAATATTAAACTGGTCCTTAATAATATAAAGTACTCTATAAAGCAATCCATTGCATCTTTCCAAATGAAAAACCCTAGATTTCCAAGCAACGAGACTTATTAACCTTTATACATCCATCAACTTGTGAACGATCTAAAACCCACTAGACTTGGGTTGTAATGAAAGGAGGTTCTCTCAAGGGGGTGaagccaaaaaaaaattttgagggtcagaattgaattgtatatttttatgatagtataaatataaatttaccattttaatagcttatatatttataatttttaaaggattaaatcaaaattttatcatttgggggccaaagtataattttactattactaatttaaaattttataaactacaAAGGAATCTAAAtagaaaaaatttctattttagagTGGTCAAGGCCTTGGCAGCCCCCTTGAATTCGCCATTGGACTCGCCAAACTATTTGAGTGAAAGAACAAAAAAGAATGTGTTCAATAAATTTACTATCCAGTCTATATCTTCAACAATGCATAAATGGAGCATGCACTCATCACACCAAATTCTCATTAGAAGTTAAGTAGTAGTGACACACACTCCAAATAAAAGATTTAATCATTTAAGGAGCTTTGAGGTTTTATTAGAGGAGTTCATGGGTCAGATTCGGTTGATATTAACAGATTTTATATTTGCCCAAACTTGTCCATATACTAACCCAAGCTTATTTTAGGcacatttatactattttttttaatttaaaaaatatatttgtcgaaaccatttttaattttgaaaaacggaagtcgactttaaaacgaaaatggagtcgccaccaatcctttttgtttaggtgtgatcgggtcaccttatgatcgatcattttaataaagcatttcggtttattaaaacaacgtttGTAGTCTACGAAAAAttagaaaacggattcgggagtcagttatgcACGAGAAAGAATTAGctccctcgcaacgcccaaaattggtaccgtattgatcaattaacatcctaatgtt
Protein-coding sequences here:
- the LOC107963793 gene encoding short-chain dehydrogenase TIC 32, chloroplastic-like (The RefSeq protein has 2 substitutions compared to this genomic sequence), translating into MCSFSNKTAKGNMWIFGWKGPSGFSASSTAEEVTQGIDGSALAAIVTGASSGIGVETTRVLALRGVHVVMAVRNADAGRNVKESILKEIPSAKIDVMELDLSSMASVRKFASQYQSSNLPLNLLINNAGVMATPFMLSQDKIELQFATNHLGHFLLTDLLLETMKRTARESNIEGRIVNVSSEGHRIAYREGIRFDKINDESGYYTWYAYGQSKLANILHAKELAQRLKEEEVEITANSLHPGAIISTNLMRHHGLINTVGQMLGKYFLKNIPQGAATTCYVALNPQVKGVSGEYFLDSNIGNPSAKAKDADLAKKLWDFSCTLTNPK
- the LOC107963792 gene encoding BTB/POZ domain-containing protein At5g41330, which produces MQCLKPEPELTTTNVVTINVGGENFQTTKQTLTQAGPNSLLSQLAETTSDRFVDRDPVYFSLLLSLLRTGALPSKVKDFDLRDLIEESRYYGIESLLTNSLTNPSQLDAFALQKSSILPLNGRDSPSAVATTPFGSLHVSHGSKITSFDWSLTRKSTVLTQFPAVDSLLAISPDTAAAGATDFSGLQILDLQNGSVKQTLNWENATRSGSTVQAIGSSGEFLFTSFESSRRNSNSIMVYDLNTLNPVTEIGHNEIFGADIDSAIPATKLRWVSKYGLVMASGSHSGLSGVSGNIRFWDIRSGNVVFELKEKTDCFSDICVSDNLNAVFKVGVNSGEVFYTDFRSLGSVNGNSNPWICLGDKRKIINGKKEGFGCKIESHGNQVFCSKGGDIELWSEVVMGSAKTSNGSEDQSTKRDFKKNMMGRVKDMGGSRITNLAFGGNKMFVTRKDQQVIEIWKGSARGF
- the LOC107963793 gene encoding short-chain dehydrogenase TIC 32, chloroplastic-like isoform X1, whose protein sequence is MWIFGWKGPSGFSASSTAEEVSQGIDGSALAAIVTGASSGIGVETTRVLALRGVHVVMAVRNADAGRNVKESILKEIPSAKIDVMELDLSSMASVRKFASQYQSSNLPLNLLINNAGVMATPFMLSQDKIELQFATNHLGHFLLTDLLLETMKRTARESNIEGRIVNVSSEGHRIAYSEGIRFDKINDESGYYTWYAYGQSKLANILHAKELAQRLKEEEVEITANSLHPGAIISTNLMRHHGLINTVGQMLGKYFLKNIPQGAATTCYVALNPQVKGVSGEYFLDSNIGNPSAKAKDADLAKKLWDFSCTLTNPK